In Micromonospora sp. LH3U1, one genomic interval encodes:
- a CDS encoding non-ribosomal peptide synthetase/type I polyketide synthase, whose protein sequence is MTEVRPLPDNAIAVVGMALRVPGAATLDDFWGNLRDGVESITTLGDADLIADGVPPEEFNHPDYVRALGVLDDPAGFDARFFGFSAREAQLLDPQHRLFLECVWEALEHAGHPFDATEPVTGVYAGVGESSYLLHNLLPNADLVARVGAFQTSIGNDKDFMPTRVSYKVNLHGPSISVQTGCSTSLVAVHMAAQALLAGECDVALAGGATVIARRRGYRHAQGGILSADGHCRAFDAEATGAVAGSGAAVVVLKRLADAVADGDIVHGVIRGSAVNNDGARKVGFTAPSVDGQADVIAEALAVAGVAPDTIGYVEAHGTGTPLGDPIEVAALKSVFRDVPPGRIGLGSVKTNVGHLDTAAGVVGLIKTVLALQAGEIPPSLHFRTPNPELGLAGSPFHVVAARTPWPGEVRRAGVSSFGIGGTNAHVVLEEAPTPAPREESRHRHVLPLSAATPTALDTAAARLAAHLRAHPDLPLTDVAYTLQRGRRTLPYRRAVVGGSPAKVVEALERPAARGAAETATDRAVLFTFPGQGAQRSGMGQALYAGEPVFRAEVDRAAELLEPLIGEDIRRLLYPADDERATAELLHQTRYAQPALFVVEYALAKLWAEWGVRPAALLGHSVGELVAACLAGVFTVPDALRLVAARGRLMQAAEPGAMLAVPLSEDDLLPLLDDGLDLAAVNGPRQCTVSGAPEDVAAFEVRLRERGLTATRLATSHAFHSRSMAAAAAAFETEVAQVRRSAPDIPFVSNVTGTWITAEMATSPSYWSRQLRSTVRFADGLESLRRSDAVLLEVGPGRVLTRLAGGPPARAVASLPSAGRDADAETELLAAVGALWRLGAPIDWEALHGDVTPLRTVLPTYPFERERCWIDPPRDTVAGRTGVDGLTVRGYRRAGSAGPAVAVSGTWLAFGAGLPDGVVDELRGAGTRVVAADLDTATGSLTTSLAPDERIAGVLLAVGSADPSPALAALGAALAARGDTYARVVVVTDGALDVTGSEDLVPPRGVLVDWAAGGAPGTRTLLDVVPAATSAAARRLAVAVAREIRSAHPEPVVALRGGHRFVPHVMPAPAAPPDRHTGALYLLAGDAVAGAAFRRALTTAGATVSDLGADGHGTADPATVLVPVDGRASVDEALAALAAARVDARGPVAAVEVHVLGGTPDTPLAGRIAAQVAASGRESDAEWVTYVWPAGDLSAVERTVARVVGAASSTCHLVVTALDETEETATETSGDIAAYADSTEREVAAIFADLLGERDVALTAGFFELGGHSLLAAQLVAQVGRVCGADIPLRAFVAEPTVRGLAAAVRAARAETGDAGPESLPAVVLDPASAHVPFPLTDVQQAYWIGRTGVFELGNVGMHGYEEFDVPELDVPRLERALRRLIRRHGALRAVVLPHGEQQVLEEVPDYVIVTEDVRGRPDAEVTAVLERTRADMSHQVFVPDRWPLFELRATLLDDGQGRVHYSIDGLITDAWASSIVMRELTLLYNEPDATLPELELSFRDYVLAAQAAESTDRYQRAAAYWQERVPTLALAPELPLAADPHTIAAPRFARLTGQVPAEVWGPVKAAASRRGLTPTALLLAAYGEVVATWSKTRRFSLNLPMAHRLPLHPQVDAILGDFTSVTLLEIDAVGAASFETRARAIRDQLLADLDHGLFSGVRVARELKRVRGDAAAVLPVVFTSLFQGIGGHPQIGEVVYSISQTPQIWIDTQVYELDGALVLDIDAVEDLFPDGMVAAMHAATLKVVSWLAADEAHWVDPVPSLVPSAELAAHAAYNRTDGPLPTGLLHEPFFATAARVPERPAVITPTRSLTYGELADRARAIAAHLGGLRVRPDELVAVVMDKGWEQCAAVLGVLAAGAAYLPIDPDLPDERVRFLLAHGQVRAVLTQGHLADSGVERFGDLEVLRVDDLRALPAGELPAIATTPRDLAYVIFTSGSTGLPKGVMIDHRGALNTVVDINERFRVGEDDRVLALSSLSFDLSVYDVFGPLAVGGAVVIPEAAAHRDPAAWLDLVTKANVTIWNSVPALMELFVEHLTVRDATGGLRLVMLSGDWIPVALPDRIRQVLDGPEVVSLGGATEASIWSILYPVGEVPATWTSIPYGRPMVNQTFHVLDDALRPRPTGVPGQLHIGGVGLARGYLRDEARTAASFVVDPATGERLYRTGDLGRFLPSGEIEFLGREDFQVKVQGYRIELGEIEAALAQHPEVRGAVVVAHGEPRGAKRLVGFVVPQVPGGMPVDVREFLAGKLPGYMVPAAFHEIDELPLTANGKVDRRPLLDLADAVETDDVPYEAPRSVLEETVAEVWASILRVDRIGVHDNFFALGGDSLLAMRAVVHLRKAFDVQVPIRVLFDSQTLEAAALAIEDQLLAELEEMSDEEASSLLSNEPTY, encoded by the coding sequence ATGACCGAGGTACGTCCGTTGCCCGACAACGCCATCGCTGTCGTTGGAATGGCACTCCGGGTCCCCGGGGCCGCCACCCTCGACGACTTCTGGGGCAACCTGCGGGACGGGGTCGAATCCATCACGACCCTCGGCGACGCCGACCTGATCGCCGACGGCGTCCCGCCCGAGGAGTTCAACCACCCGGACTATGTCCGCGCCCTCGGCGTCCTCGACGATCCAGCCGGCTTCGATGCCCGTTTCTTCGGTTTCTCGGCCCGCGAGGCGCAGCTGCTCGACCCACAGCACCGGCTGTTCCTGGAGTGCGTCTGGGAGGCGTTGGAGCACGCCGGTCACCCGTTCGACGCGACGGAACCGGTGACCGGTGTCTACGCCGGGGTGGGGGAAAGCTCCTACCTGCTGCACAACCTGCTGCCCAACGCGGACCTGGTGGCCCGGGTCGGCGCGTTCCAGACCTCCATCGGCAACGACAAGGATTTCATGCCGACCCGGGTGTCGTACAAGGTGAACCTGCACGGCCCCAGCATCAGCGTGCAGACCGGTTGTTCCACGTCGTTGGTCGCCGTGCACATGGCCGCCCAGGCACTGCTCGCCGGCGAGTGCGATGTCGCGTTGGCCGGCGGCGCCACCGTCATCGCACGCCGCCGCGGTTACCGGCACGCCCAGGGCGGTATCCTGTCGGCCGACGGCCACTGTCGAGCGTTCGACGCCGAGGCGACCGGCGCGGTGGCCGGCAGCGGCGCCGCGGTCGTCGTCCTCAAGCGGCTCGCCGACGCGGTCGCGGATGGCGACATCGTCCATGGGGTGATCCGAGGTTCGGCGGTGAACAACGACGGCGCTCGCAAGGTCGGCTTCACCGCGCCGAGCGTGGACGGGCAGGCCGACGTCATCGCCGAAGCGCTCGCCGTCGCCGGGGTCGCCCCCGACACGATCGGCTACGTCGAGGCGCACGGCACCGGCACCCCGCTCGGCGACCCGATCGAGGTGGCCGCGCTGAAGAGCGTGTTCCGCGACGTCCCGCCGGGCCGGATCGGGCTCGGCTCGGTCAAGACGAACGTCGGGCATCTCGACACCGCGGCCGGGGTGGTCGGTCTGATCAAGACGGTGCTGGCGTTGCAGGCGGGCGAGATCCCACCGTCGCTGCACTTCCGCACACCCAACCCCGAGCTGGGTCTGGCCGGGAGCCCCTTCCACGTCGTCGCAGCCCGCACCCCGTGGCCGGGCGAGGTGCGGCGCGCCGGGGTCAGCTCGTTCGGCATCGGCGGAACCAACGCCCACGTCGTACTGGAGGAGGCCCCGACCCCGGCACCGCGCGAGGAGAGCCGGCACCGCCACGTACTGCCCCTGTCGGCGGCTACGCCCACCGCTCTCGACACGGCCGCAGCCCGACTCGCCGCGCACCTGCGTGCCCACCCGGACCTGCCGCTGACCGACGTGGCGTACACGCTGCAACGAGGCCGTCGGACCCTGCCGTACCGCCGAGCGGTGGTCGGCGGCAGCCCCGCCAAGGTTGTCGAGGCGTTGGAGCGGCCGGCCGCGCGAGGCGCGGCCGAGACCGCCACCGACCGTGCGGTGCTGTTCACCTTTCCTGGTCAGGGCGCGCAGCGCAGCGGCATGGGCCAGGCCCTGTACGCCGGCGAGCCGGTCTTCCGCGCCGAGGTGGACCGGGCGGCCGAACTGCTGGAGCCGTTGATCGGCGAGGACATCCGCCGCCTGCTGTACCCCGCCGACGACGAGCGGGCCACCGCGGAGTTGCTCCACCAGACCCGGTACGCGCAGCCGGCGCTGTTCGTCGTCGAGTACGCGCTGGCGAAGCTCTGGGCGGAGTGGGGCGTGCGTCCGGCGGCGCTGCTGGGGCACAGCGTCGGCGAACTGGTGGCCGCCTGCCTGGCGGGGGTGTTCACGGTGCCCGACGCACTGCGCCTGGTCGCGGCGCGTGGCCGGCTGATGCAGGCGGCGGAGCCGGGCGCGATGCTCGCGGTGCCGCTGTCCGAGGACGATCTGCTGCCGCTCCTCGACGACGGGTTGGATCTCGCGGCCGTCAACGGGCCCCGGCAGTGCACCGTCTCCGGGGCGCCTGAGGACGTGGCCGCGTTCGAGGTCCGCCTCCGCGAGCGAGGGTTGACCGCGACCCGGCTGGCCACCTCGCACGCGTTCCACTCCCGGTCCATGGCCGCCGCCGCGGCGGCGTTCGAGACGGAGGTCGCCCAGGTGCGGCGGTCGGCGCCGGACATCCCCTTCGTGTCGAACGTGACCGGCACCTGGATCACCGCCGAGATGGCGACCAGCCCCTCGTACTGGTCCCGGCAGCTGCGGTCGACCGTCCGCTTCGCCGACGGCCTGGAGTCGCTGCGCCGTTCGGACGCCGTGCTGCTGGAGGTCGGTCCGGGACGGGTGCTGACCCGCCTCGCCGGAGGGCCGCCCGCCCGCGCCGTCGCATCGCTGCCGTCGGCCGGTCGGGACGCCGACGCGGAAACGGAGTTGCTCGCCGCCGTCGGGGCGCTGTGGCGGCTGGGTGCTCCGATCGACTGGGAGGCGCTGCATGGCGACGTGACGCCCCTGCGGACCGTCCTGCCCACCTACCCGTTCGAGCGGGAGCGCTGCTGGATCGATCCTCCGCGCGACACCGTGGCGGGCCGTACAGGTGTCGACGGGCTCACCGTGCGTGGCTACCGCAGGGCCGGAAGCGCCGGCCCGGCGGTCGCCGTGTCCGGCACCTGGCTGGCCTTCGGAGCCGGTCTCCCGGACGGCGTCGTCGACGAGCTGCGCGGGGCGGGCACCCGCGTGGTCGCCGCCGACCTCGACACGGCCACCGGCTCGCTCACCACGTCACTGGCACCGGACGAGCGGATCGCAGGCGTGCTGCTGGCGGTCGGGTCAGCCGACCCGTCGCCCGCGCTCGCGGCCCTGGGCGCAGCTCTCGCCGCGCGCGGCGACACGTACGCCCGGGTCGTCGTCGTCACCGACGGCGCACTGGACGTGACCGGCTCGGAGGACCTGGTGCCTCCGCGCGGAGTGCTCGTCGATTGGGCGGCTGGCGGTGCGCCTGGCACCCGGACGCTGCTCGACGTGGTCCCGGCCGCGACGTCGGCCGCCGCCCGTCGCCTCGCCGTCGCGGTGGCGCGGGAGATCCGTAGCGCGCATCCCGAGCCGGTCGTGGCCCTGCGTGGCGGGCACCGCTTCGTGCCGCACGTCATGCCCGCCCCGGCCGCCCCACCAGACCGGCACACCGGTGCGCTCTATCTGCTCGCCGGGGACGCGGTGGCGGGTGCCGCGTTCCGTCGGGCCCTCACCACCGCCGGCGCGACCGTCAGCGACCTCGGCGCCGACGGGCACGGCACGGCCGATCCGGCGACTGTCCTGGTCCCGGTGGACGGCCGCGCGTCCGTCGATGAGGCCCTGGCCGCGCTGGCGGCCGCCCGCGTCGACGCGCGGGGGCCAGTCGCCGCCGTCGAGGTGCACGTCCTCGGCGGTACGCCGGACACACCGCTCGCCGGCCGGATCGCCGCGCAGGTGGCGGCGAGTGGCCGGGAGTCCGACGCGGAGTGGGTGACCTACGTGTGGCCCGCCGGGGACCTGTCGGCGGTCGAACGGACCGTGGCCCGGGTGGTGGGTGCCGCATCCTCCACCTGTCACCTCGTGGTCACCGCACTCGACGAGACCGAGGAGACCGCCACCGAGACATCCGGCGACATCGCCGCGTACGCGGATTCGACCGAGCGCGAGGTGGCGGCGATCTTCGCCGACCTGCTCGGCGAACGGGACGTCGCACTCACCGCCGGCTTCTTCGAGCTGGGCGGGCACTCCCTGCTCGCCGCGCAGCTCGTCGCACAGGTCGGCAGGGTGTGTGGGGCGGACATCCCGCTGCGCGCCTTCGTCGCCGAACCGACGGTCCGTGGCCTCGCCGCCGCAGTCCGCGCGGCCCGAGCGGAGACCGGCGACGCCGGGCCGGAGTCGTTGCCGGCCGTCGTGCTGGACCCGGCGTCGGCGCATGTGCCGTTCCCGCTGACCGATGTGCAGCAGGCGTACTGGATCGGCCGCACCGGTGTGTTCGAGCTGGGCAATGTCGGCATGCACGGGTACGAGGAGTTCGACGTCCCCGAGCTGGACGTGCCTCGGTTGGAGCGGGCCCTGCGCCGGCTGATCCGGCGGCACGGGGCGCTTCGCGCCGTCGTACTGCCCCACGGCGAGCAGCAGGTCCTCGAGGAGGTGCCGGACTACGTGATCGTCACCGAGGACGTACGGGGTCGGCCGGATGCCGAGGTGACCGCGGTTCTTGAACGGACCCGCGCCGACATGTCGCACCAGGTGTTCGTCCCGGACCGGTGGCCGCTGTTCGAGCTGCGCGCCACCCTGCTCGACGACGGCCAGGGTCGGGTGCACTACAGCATCGACGGCCTGATCACCGACGCGTGGGCGTCGAGCATCGTGATGCGCGAGTTGACCCTGCTCTACAACGAGCCGGACGCGACCCTGCCCGAGCTGGAGTTGAGTTTCCGCGACTACGTGCTCGCCGCGCAGGCCGCTGAGTCGACCGACCGGTACCAGCGTGCCGCCGCGTACTGGCAGGAGCGGGTGCCGACGTTGGCTCTCGCACCGGAGCTGCCGCTGGCGGCCGACCCGCACACCATCGCCGCGCCACGCTTCGCCCGGCTCACCGGGCAGGTGCCGGCGGAGGTGTGGGGTCCGGTCAAGGCCGCCGCCTCCCGGCGCGGCCTCACCCCGACCGCGCTGCTGCTGGCCGCGTACGGCGAAGTGGTTGCCACCTGGTCGAAGACCCGGCGGTTCAGCCTCAATCTGCCCATGGCTCACCGGTTGCCGCTGCACCCGCAGGTCGACGCGATCCTCGGTGACTTCACGTCGGTGACGCTGCTGGAGATCGACGCGGTCGGCGCGGCGTCGTTCGAGACGCGCGCTCGGGCGATCCGGGACCAACTCCTCGCGGACCTGGACCACGGCCTGTTCAGTGGAGTGCGGGTCGCGCGGGAGCTGAAGCGGGTACGCGGCGACGCGGCCGCCGTCCTGCCGGTGGTGTTCACCAGCCTGTTCCAGGGCATCGGGGGGCACCCACAGATCGGCGAGGTGGTCTACAGCATCTCCCAGACGCCCCAGATCTGGATCGACACCCAGGTGTACGAGCTCGACGGCGCTCTGGTGCTGGACATCGACGCCGTCGAAGACCTCTTCCCCGACGGCATGGTCGCCGCGATGCACGCGGCGACGTTGAAGGTGGTCAGCTGGCTCGCGGCCGACGAGGCGCACTGGGTCGACCCGGTGCCGTCACTCGTGCCCAGCGCGGAGTTGGCAGCCCATGCGGCGTACAACCGCACCGACGGGCCGCTGCCGACGGGCCTGCTGCATGAGCCGTTCTTCGCCACGGCCGCCCGGGTGCCCGAACGCCCGGCCGTGATCACGCCGACCCGTTCGCTCACCTACGGCGAGCTGGCGGACCGCGCGCGGGCGATCGCCGCCCACCTCGGCGGCCTGCGGGTGCGCCCCGACGAGCTCGTCGCAGTGGTGATGGACAAGGGCTGGGAGCAGTGCGCCGCCGTTCTCGGCGTTCTCGCCGCCGGTGCCGCCTACCTGCCGATCGATCCCGATCTGCCCGACGAGCGGGTGCGTTTCCTGCTGGCGCACGGACAGGTGCGCGCGGTGCTGACGCAGGGGCACCTGGCGGACTCGGGCGTGGAGCGGTTCGGCGACCTCGAGGTTCTGCGAGTGGACGACCTGCGGGCACTCCCGGCGGGCGAGCTGCCCGCGATCGCCACCACGCCCCGGGACCTGGCCTACGTCATCTTCACCTCCGGGTCGACCGGCCTGCCCAAGGGCGTGATGATCGACCATCGGGGTGCGCTCAACACCGTCGTCGACATTAACGAACGCTTCCGGGTGGGCGAGGACGACCGGGTCCTGGCGCTGTCGTCGCTGAGCTTCGACCTGTCCGTGTACGACGTCTTCGGTCCGCTCGCCGTCGGCGGCGCGGTGGTGATCCCGGAGGCGGCCGCACACCGCGATCCGGCTGCCTGGCTCGATCTGGTCACCAAGGCCAACGTGACGATCTGGAACTCGGTGCCGGCTCTCATGGAGCTGTTCGTCGAGCACCTCACGGTCCGGGACGCCACCGGCGGCCTGCGGCTGGTCATGCTCAGCGGTGACTGGATCCCGGTTGCCCTGCCGGACCGGATCCGCCAGGTGCTCGACGGGCCCGAGGTGGTCAGCCTCGGCGGCGCGACGGAGGCGTCCATCTGGTCGATCCTGTATCCGGTCGGGGAGGTGCCGGCGACCTGGACGAGCATCCCGTACGGGCGTCCCATGGTGAACCAGACGTTCCACGTCCTCGACGATGCGCTGCGACCCCGACCGACCGGGGTGCCCGGGCAGCTGCACATCGGTGGCGTCGGCCTGGCCAGGGGCTACCTGCGGGACGAGGCGAGGACGGCGGCGAGCTTCGTCGTGGACCCGGCGACCGGGGAGCGCCTGTACCGCACCGGTGATCTCGGACGGTTCCTGCCGAGCGGGGAGATCGAATTCCTCGGCCGTGAGGACTTCCAGGTCAAGGTGCAGGGATACCGCATCGAACTCGGCGAGATCGAGGCCGCCCTCGCCCAGCACCCGGAGGTCCGGGGCGCGGTGGTGGTGGCGCACGGCGAGCCCCGTGGCGCCAAGCGTCTCGTCGGCTTCGTCGTCCCGCAGGTCCCGGGTGGCATGCCAGTGGATGTGCGGGAGTTCCTCGCGGGCAAGCTGCCCGGATACATGGTGCCGGCTGCGTTCCACGAGATCGACGAGCTGCCCCTGACCGCCAACGGGAAGGTCGACCGGCGGCCACTGCTTGATCTGGCCGACGCGGTCGAGACGGACGACGTGCCGTACGAGGCGCCGCGATCCGTCCTGGAGGAGACCGTCGCCGAGGTCTGGGCCAGCATCCTGCGGGTCGACCGGATCGGTGTGCACGACAACTTCTTCGCCCTCGGCGGCGACTCGCTGCTGGCGATGCGGGCGGTGGTGCACCTGCGCAAGGCGTTCGACGTGCAGGTGCCCATCCGGGTGCTCTTCGACAGCCAGACCCTGGAGGCTGCCGCCCTCGCCATCGAGGACCAACTGCTCGCTGAGCTGGAGGAGATGTCCGACGAGGAGGCCAGTTCCCTGCTGTCCAACGAGCCGACGTACTAG
- a CDS encoding multidrug effflux MFS transporter produces the protein MTNRQRVQLVLVLGAMIAIGPLTIDMYLPALPAITAGLQTTETAVQLTLTGTLVGLALGQLLIGPLSDVVGRRLPLLAGLAVHIAASVLCVFAPNIEVLGALRVLQGLGVAAATVVATAVVRDLFSGASFARIFSRLMLVMGLAPILAPTLGSGLLRWTEWRGVFAALAVLGALLIVVAALRLPETLPLARRRTGGVGATLRDYRGLLNDRAFVGLVLVAGLAMAALFAYVSGSSFVLQQEYGLDEQQFGVAFGAGAVGLIAATQFNVRLLRRYTPQQILISALIAGTAAGLLLVMFAATGFGGLGTLLASLWLVLAAAGLALPNAPALAMSRHSEAAGTAAALLGAVQFGIGAVSAPLAGLFGTGSVPMAIVIAGGMAAALIVMLLVVPRASLGTVDPDLAVALH, from the coding sequence ATGACCAACCGCCAGCGGGTCCAACTCGTCCTCGTGCTGGGCGCGATGATCGCGATCGGGCCGTTGACCATCGACATGTACCTGCCCGCGCTGCCCGCCATCACGGCGGGTCTACAGACCACCGAGACCGCGGTGCAGTTGACGCTGACCGGCACGCTGGTCGGCCTCGCGTTGGGCCAGTTGCTGATCGGGCCGCTCTCCGACGTGGTCGGACGGCGTCTGCCGCTGCTGGCCGGGCTGGCCGTGCACATCGCGGCATCCGTGCTCTGCGTCTTCGCGCCCAACATCGAAGTGCTCGGCGCGCTGCGCGTCCTGCAGGGGCTCGGCGTCGCGGCCGCCACCGTGGTCGCGACGGCCGTCGTCCGCGACCTGTTCAGTGGCGCCTCCTTCGCCCGGATCTTCTCCCGCCTGATGCTCGTCATGGGCCTGGCGCCCATCCTCGCGCCGACCCTGGGCAGCGGCCTGCTGCGCTGGACCGAGTGGCGCGGTGTCTTCGCGGCGCTGGCGGTGCTGGGTGCGCTGCTGATCGTCGTCGCCGCGCTCCGGCTCCCGGAGACCCTTCCGCTGGCGCGGCGGCGCACGGGTGGGGTGGGCGCCACCCTGCGCGACTACCGAGGGCTGCTCAACGACCGGGCGTTCGTCGGCCTGGTGCTGGTCGCCGGGCTGGCGATGGCGGCCCTGTTCGCGTACGTTTCCGGGTCGTCGTTCGTGCTTCAGCAGGAGTACGGCCTCGACGAGCAGCAGTTCGGCGTGGCCTTCGGGGCCGGCGCCGTGGGCCTGATCGCGGCTACCCAGTTCAACGTCCGGCTGCTCCGCCGCTACACCCCGCAGCAGATCCTGATCAGTGCCCTGATCGCCGGAACGGCGGCCGGGCTCCTGCTGGTCATGTTCGCCGCGACCGGCTTCGGTGGACTGGGCACCCTGCTCGCGTCGCTGTGGCTCGTCCTGGCCGCCGCTGGTCTGGCCCTGCCGAATGCTCCGGCGCTGGCCATGAGCCGGCACAGCGAAGCCGCTGGCACCGCCGCGGCCCTGCTCGGTGCCGTGCAGTTCGGCATCGGTGCGGTGTCGGCGCCGCTGGCGGGCCTGTTCGGCACCGGGAGCGTACCGATGGCGATCGTCATCGCCGGCGGCATGGCCGCCGCGCTGATCGTCATGCTCCTCGTCGTTCCCCGCGCCAGCCTCGGCACGGTCGACCCGGACCTGGCGGTCGCCCTGCACTAG
- a CDS encoding non-ribosomal peptide synthetase produces MDRSLDWPAALLGVLRAGAAYVPLDPAIPQKRLAHVLADSSAVLVLGSRETGPPTTVLPFVAVEDALVAGPPAVVAPVHPSAPAYVLYTSGTTGQPKGVCVSHGNLVHTLEAVAEHYALTPADRVLQFAALGFDVAAEELFGTLIRGGAVVLPPAGPVPGLDELTALARRERLTVLNLPASYWHEWVAALDRHPPASCPQLRLVVVGSERVDAGRLAQWRAAAPGVRWLNAYGPTETTITATVHEPSGDRESATGSVPVGRPLPGVRAYVLDRGLRPVPRGVPGDLWLGGPGVAQGYVGDRARTAASFLPDPWGLPGTRMYGTRDRVRLGVGGVLEFLGREDDQVKLRGFRIELGEIEAALGAHTPVGEAAAMLREDVPGRPTLVGYVTPTDVDVALLRAHLADRLPGYMVPATIVLLDRLPRSERGKVDRAALPPPPVPAPAPAGNGIPGSELERAVAAIWRDVLVVEHVGVDDNFFDIGGHSLLVMRVQTHLIERLGRTVPVVELFRHSTVRALARHLASGDRPPALSAGHHRAETRRAIQRGRTPRRRPGGHQDMGEA; encoded by the coding sequence TTGGACCGGAGTCTCGACTGGCCGGCCGCCCTGCTCGGCGTCCTGCGCGCGGGTGCCGCGTACGTGCCGCTGGACCCGGCGATCCCGCAGAAACGGTTGGCGCACGTCCTCGCCGACTCGTCGGCGGTGCTGGTGCTCGGCTCACGCGAAACCGGCCCGCCCACCACCGTCCTGCCGTTCGTCGCGGTCGAGGACGCGCTCGTTGCCGGCCCGCCCGCCGTGGTGGCACCGGTCCACCCGTCGGCACCGGCGTACGTGCTCTACACCTCGGGCACCACCGGCCAGCCCAAGGGCGTGTGCGTCAGTCACGGCAATCTCGTGCACACCCTGGAGGCGGTCGCCGAGCACTATGCGCTCACTCCCGCCGACCGGGTGCTCCAGTTCGCCGCGCTCGGCTTCGACGTGGCGGCAGAGGAACTGTTCGGGACGCTGATCCGAGGCGGTGCCGTGGTGCTGCCGCCGGCCGGCCCGGTACCCGGTCTCGACGAGCTGACCGCTCTGGCCCGCCGGGAGCGACTCACCGTGCTCAACCTGCCGGCGTCGTACTGGCACGAGTGGGTCGCGGCGCTGGACCGGCACCCGCCCGCGTCCTGCCCGCAGTTGCGGCTCGTGGTGGTCGGGAGCGAGCGGGTCGACGCGGGGCGGCTCGCCCAGTGGCGTGCTGCCGCTCCGGGTGTCCGGTGGCTCAACGCGTACGGCCCGACGGAGACCACCATCACCGCCACCGTTCACGAACCATCCGGCGACCGGGAATCCGCCACCGGCAGCGTTCCCGTGGGACGGCCGCTACCCGGCGTGCGGGCGTACGTCCTCGATCGTGGGCTGCGGCCGGTGCCGCGCGGCGTTCCGGGGGACCTGTGGCTCGGCGGACCCGGCGTGGCGCAGGGCTACGTCGGGGACCGCGCACGCACCGCCGCCAGCTTCCTCCCCGACCCGTGGGGCCTGCCCGGCACCCGCATGTACGGCACCCGGGACCGGGTACGCCTCGGCGTCGGCGGGGTGCTCGAGTTCCTCGGGCGCGAGGACGACCAGGTCAAGTTGCGCGGCTTCCGGATCGAGTTGGGTGAGATCGAGGCGGCGCTCGGCGCCCACACCCCGGTTGGGGAGGCGGCGGCGATGCTGCGCGAGGACGTACCGGGCCGACCCACCCTGGTCGGTTACGTGACGCCGACCGACGTGGACGTGGCGCTGCTCCGTGCGCACCTGGCCGACCGGCTTCCCGGCTACATGGTGCCGGCGACGATCGTCCTGCTCGACCGGCTGCCGCGAAGCGAGCGCGGCAAGGTCGACCGGGCCGCCCTTCCTCCGCCGCCGGTTCCGGCCCCGGCCCCGGCCGGGAACGGGATACCCGGCAGCGAGTTGGAGCGGGCGGTGGCGGCGATCTGGCGGGACGTGCTGGTGGTCGAGCACGTCGGCGTCGACGACAACTTCTTCGACATCGGGGGGCACTCGCTGCTCGTCATGCGGGTGCAGACGCACCTGATCGAGCGACTGGGCCGCACGGTGCCGGTGGTGGAGCTGTTCCGCCACTCCACCGTGCGGGCGCTCGCCCGGCACCTGGCGTCCGGGGACCGGCCGCCGGCGTTGTCCGCCGGGCACCACCGTGCCGAGACACGCAGAGCCATTCAACGGGGGCGCACGCCGCGACGTCGGCCGGGCGGGCACCAAGACATGGGGGAAGCATGA
- a CDS encoding thioesterase II family protein, translated as MNRLTTHPAGRAQGWLAVPPRRRAVPAVRLICLPYAGGGSSAYTGWQELLGADVEVCPVELPGRQSRWRDPAYTQVGPLVEVLASALAGELDVPYALFGHSMGALVAFELVRELRRRGAPPPRILFAAGGLAPGLRRTSPNIHDQPDAIVVDRLRKLGGIDEEILAEPELLELLLPAIRADFSVCETYEYAPEPPLTCPIVAFAGDRDEDVPPERVAPWREHTSAGFALHVLPGGHFFPMTSRGALLRTVRAVLAVGGSMAAGCPL; from the coding sequence GTGAATCGCCTCACGACACACCCGGCCGGCCGTGCCCAGGGCTGGCTCGCCGTGCCGCCGCGCCGCCGCGCCGTCCCGGCTGTCCGACTGATCTGCCTGCCGTACGCCGGCGGGGGATCCTCGGCATACACCGGCTGGCAGGAGCTGCTGGGCGCCGACGTCGAGGTCTGCCCCGTCGAGCTGCCCGGCCGGCAGTCCCGTTGGCGCGACCCGGCGTACACGCAGGTAGGGCCGCTGGTAGAAGTCCTCGCGTCGGCGCTGGCCGGTGAGTTGGACGTGCCGTACGCCCTGTTCGGGCACAGCATGGGGGCGCTGGTGGCCTTCGAGCTGGTCCGTGAGCTACGCCGGCGCGGAGCGCCGCCGCCCCGGATTCTCTTCGCCGCTGGTGGCCTCGCGCCAGGGCTGCGGCGCACGTCGCCGAACATCCACGACCAGCCGGACGCGATCGTCGTCGACCGGCTGCGCAAGCTGGGCGGTATCGACGAGGAGATCCTGGCCGAGCCCGAACTGCTCGAACTCCTGCTGCCGGCGATCCGCGCCGACTTCTCGGTCTGCGAGACCTACGAGTACGCGCCGGAGCCGCCGCTGACCTGCCCGATCGTCGCCTTCGCGGGGGACCGGGACGAGGACGTGCCCCCGGAGCGGGTTGCGCCGTGGCGTGAGCACACGTCGGCGGGGTTCGCCCTGCACGTGCTGCCGGGCGGCCACTTCTTTCCGATGACCTCCCGGGGTGCCCTGCTGCGCACGGTCCGTGCCGTTCTGGCGGTGGGAGGCTCGATGGCGGCCGGCTGCCCACTCTGA